Part of the Sporolituus thermophilus DSM 23256 genome, GACAGCGCCCGCGGCACTGGGATCAGGCGAACGCTTATGCCCCGCTGGCCGAGTAGTTTCTCCGCCCGAAAAGCGTGGGCAACAGAGGGGAAAGTAATGACCGTCTGTTCCATGGTCTTACTCCCGGCAAATACGGATGGTATATTCGCCCTCGCGCTCCTGGCAGTCAACTTTATAGCCCTGCGACTTGGCAAAGCGCAGGATGTTTTCTTTCGGCGGCATATCGTCAACCAGCACGGTGACCGCTTGGCTGTCTTGCAGGGCATCGCGGGTTTTGATG contains:
- a CDS encoding sulfurtransferase TusA family protein codes for the protein MHKVLDLRGLSCPIPLIKTRDALQDSQAVTVLVDDMPPKENILRFAKSQGYKVDCQEREGEYTIRICRE